Proteins encoded by one window of Candidatus Endowatersipora endosymbiont of Watersipora subatra:
- a CDS encoding CvpA family protein, which produces MILDSILIVVMLISAIFSKIRGFSREIMSIFSWIFAAVIAFSYHKFLSSFFSEKIFFISNPLLAEGVSVFLIFLFILFIANYLTMLLADKIITSRVGVLDRTLGFFFGAVRGVFLVVITLIGFLWLANGHEPDWIANAKSKSMLIAIGKEMTHVLPQNFNTFLKKMMNHQPSLKKGHEPIPT; this is translated from the coding sequence ATGATTCTAGATAGCATTCTAATTGTAGTCATGTTAATTTCTGCCATTTTCTCAAAGATTCGTGGTTTTTCACGTGAGATCATGTCTATTTTTTCATGGATTTTCGCAGCAGTTATAGCTTTTTCTTATCATAAATTTCTATCTTCATTCTTTTCAGAAAAGATATTCTTCATCTCTAATCCTTTACTTGCGGAAGGTGTTTCTGTTTTTCTGATTTTCCTTTTTATATTATTCATTGCTAATTACTTAACAATGTTGTTGGCAGACAAGATTATAACGAGCCGTGTGGGTGTACTTGATCGGACACTTGGATTTTTTTTTGGTGCAGTTCGTGGTGTTTTTCTTGTTGTTATAACCTTAATCGGGTTTCTCTGGCTTGCAAATGGACATGAGCCTGATTGGATTGCTAATGCAAAATCTAAATCTATGCTCATAGCTATCGGAAAAGAGATGACTCATGTGCTTCCTCAAAACTTCAACACGTTTCTTAAAAAAATGATGAATCATCAACCTTCTTTAAAGAAAGGACATGAACCAATACCAACGTAA